AGGTGCCTTCGAACTTTTGCACCGCGCACTCTGCCGTTACAGCGAACACGTCCACCTCATCACCGACTCCGTCGGCGACATCGCCTTCCGCGAAGTCCTCAAGAATCTCCGCAGCGACAAGCACCTCACCGAATACCACCCCGATGAAACAGGTCGCCTCATCCGGGAACTATTCCGCACCAAAGGCATTCTCGCGATGGTCATCGATCAAGGCAAGCACACCAAAGGGAACACGGTATCGCTATTCGGCCGCCCTAGCACGCTCTACTTACGCCTTCCGCAAAAAATAAACGAAATGGGCGCAGGAATCGTCACATTCCGCACGTGGAGCGAAAAGAAACGCATCGTCATCCGTTTCGAAAGCTATTACCCACCTAAATTCGATATACAACATGGCCGCGAGACGTCCGCCAGATTATACGATCAAAGCGTAAAAAATGCCACGCCATCAGAAAGCGCGCTCGTCACCGCCATCGCGCACGAAGTCGAAACATGGATAGCCGAACACCCCGAACAGTGGAGCTGGAATTACCACGGAAATTTTATAAGATAAAAGTCTTTATCTTTATTTAAACGTAAATAGCACTTTATGCGGGCGGGGCCCCAGCTCGGAAAAATCTAAAACCCATCCTGGCGCAAGCGCCAACCATACGGCTCGACCATGACCATACAAGTATGGTCGCGGCACTCGCCTTTAAAGGTTATGGCCGACGCTTTTATTCTCTATACGATTCTTTTCTTTTTTCTAATTTAACAGATTTTCTCACTTTTACCGTTTATGAAATTCAACATATTTGAGGTTGCTTTTTTTATATTTCACTAAAAAGCAGGAATAACAATGCCTTTAAATGCAGATGAAGAATTTCAATTAGAGTGGATCAAGAACCACCCCATGCAAGACAAAGATGAACTTGCCGAAATCCAGGCGGAAGCCGAAGCCGAGGCGAGACCCCAGCGTGCCACCCGTGGCAAGAAAATGCGCCGCAACCCCGCCGCTTGGGAACTCCCGAACCCCGAAGATGAAATCGACCTTCACGGATTCACCTCCGAAGAAGCCGCTGAAGCCGTTGAGCGCCGCATCGACGATTTGCTCATCGCAGGTCTCAGCGTTTTGCGCGTCATTCATGGCGGTGGCAACCCGGAATACGGAAACGTCAAGCGCATCATCGACCGCAAAGTCCGTTCTGAATGGAAAAATAGAGTCGTATTTTACAAAGTTGAACCCGACAACGCCGGCTCTAGCATTATGAAAATCGGCAAACCGCACCCGCAACCCGCAAA
This region of Fibrobacter succinogenes genomic DNA includes:
- a CDS encoding lauroyl acyltransferase, yielding MHRAKVITYKFLINILLRLPDAFYAVLFAVVFPIYKALHKERAYGRVEKHLAAAKEYEARENNGTNKMPRDIKSPHPKALATINARDTFRGIFWNALESYRGLARFKNVEKRIEYENEHIIRNAIADCANQNAPIAGISIHQGAFELLHRALCRYSEHVHLITDSVGDIAFREVLKNLRSDKHLTEYHPDETGRLIRELFRTKGILAMVIDQGKHTKGNTVSLFGRPSTLYLRLPQKINEMGAGIVTFRTWSEKKRIVIRFESYYPPKFDIQHGRETSARLYDQSVKNATPSESALVTAIAHEVETWIAEHPEQWSWNYHGNFIR
- a CDS encoding Smr/MutS family protein, which gives rise to MPLNADEEFQLEWIKNHPMQDKDELAEIQAEAEAEARPQRATRGKKMRRNPAAWELPNPEDEIDLHGFTSEEAAEAVERRIDDLLIAGLSVLRVIHGGGNPEYGNVKRIIDRKVRSEWKNRVVFYKVEPDNAGSSIMKIGKPHPQPAKKKK